The following coding sequences are from one Cenarchaeum symbiosum A window:
- a CDS encoding DNA modification methylase (COG0863), producing MKKQSIGNMDRNKLDIKIQKGLDGRRKQAGKFDNKAALKFVANTWINNTFGKMRTSLAVGNARRVSGQWKVDIQVDGTKKVIGHVNIDDEMKIADFTPITVMKNGARRNKARLGSDIVHGDVKLKKHRMSCADSMVECAKLKDNSVDLLLTDPPYGISSPYATERQIPRRVRKNGGDFIMPKGEFGEWDHDSDPAAWTKVVLPKIKGWAVIFCAHVQIKDYTEILSGNGFVAVNALVWHKTNPVPFNHKFKMLSAWESAVMGKRPSTKFNGKSVHNVFTYKSPSPAQRIHPTQKPLGLMEELIQLMSDKGDLVLDPFGGSATTMIAAMNQNRKSITYENDPKMYKLASQRVKSHLGSYE from the coding sequence ATGAAGAAACAGTCCATAGGCAATATGGACCGCAACAAGCTTGACATCAAGATTCAGAAGGGCCTTGACGGAAGACGCAAACAGGCTGGCAAGTTCGACAACAAGGCGGCGCTAAAGTTTGTGGCAAATACATGGATAAACAATACATTCGGCAAGATGAGAACCAGCCTGGCGGTGGGCAACGCACGCAGAGTCAGCGGGCAGTGGAAAGTCGACATACAGGTGGATGGCACCAAGAAGGTGATAGGCCATGTAAACATAGATGATGAAATGAAGATAGCGGACTTTACGCCCATAACTGTGATGAAGAATGGCGCAAGAAGGAACAAGGCCCGCCTTGGGTCTGATATCGTGCATGGCGATGTGAAACTGAAAAAACACCGCATGTCATGCGCCGACAGCATGGTGGAGTGTGCCAAGTTAAAGGACAATTCGGTGGACCTGCTTCTTACAGACCCGCCATACGGGATAAGCAGTCCGTATGCCACTGAAAGGCAGATACCGCGCCGGGTGCGCAAAAATGGCGGGGACTTTATCATGCCGAAGGGGGAGTTTGGAGAATGGGACCACGATTCTGACCCCGCCGCATGGACCAAGGTCGTGCTTCCAAAGATAAAGGGGTGGGCCGTGATATTCTGCGCCCATGTGCAGATAAAGGATTACACGGAGATACTGTCCGGGAATGGATTCGTGGCGGTAAACGCTCTGGTGTGGCACAAGACGAACCCCGTGCCATTCAACCACAAGTTCAAAATGCTCAGCGCCTGGGAGTCGGCCGTGATGGGCAAGAGGCCTAGCACCAAGTTCAACGGCAAATCCGTTCACAACGTCTTTACGTACAAGTCTCCGTCCCCGGCACAGCGGATACACCCCACGCAGAAGCCCCTCGGCCTGATGGAGGAGTTAATCCAGCTTATGAGCGACAAGGGGGACCTGGTCCTAGACCCGTTCGGGGGCTCCGCCACCACCATGATTGCAGCGATGAACCAGAACAGAAAGTCGATTACCTATGAAAACGACCCCAAAATGTACAAGTTGGCATCACAGCGCGTCAAGAGCCACCTTGGTTCTTACGAATGA
- a CDS encoding L-asparaginase (COG1446), producing the protein MPGLIIHGGAGNRGPDDDKKRAFMRDMAASTWKEIGGGLGATDAAERAVVLMEDSGLFNAGTGSYPAQDGTIQMDAGIMDGQSLECGAVGAIYGVKNPVTAASAVMKKSEHSLMVAEWALEFALLHGIAPYEIRPREISTEPGKFGTVGAAVLDSRGGTAAAVSTGGTVSKLPGRVGDSAVVGAGYYADRAGAAVSTGDGDIIMKAGIAGRCCSLMAGGMAAQEASKTVITELGLFPRGSGGIISIDGRGSFGATFNTKAMLHAYINDTMDEPEVSG; encoded by the coding sequence ATGCCGGGACTGATAATACACGGTGGCGCGGGCAACCGGGGCCCCGATGACGATAAGAAGAGGGCCTTTATGCGAGACATGGCGGCCTCTACATGGAAAGAGATAGGCGGCGGGCTTGGCGCGACCGATGCGGCAGAACGTGCGGTTGTACTCATGGAGGACAGCGGCCTGTTCAACGCAGGTACAGGGTCATATCCCGCACAGGACGGGACCATCCAGATGGATGCAGGCATAATGGACGGCCAATCCCTCGAATGTGGCGCGGTGGGCGCCATATATGGAGTAAAAAATCCCGTCACCGCGGCATCGGCCGTAATGAAGAAATCAGAACACTCGCTGATGGTGGCCGAATGGGCCCTCGAGTTTGCCCTCTTGCACGGGATTGCCCCGTATGAGATACGGCCCCGGGAGATTTCCACGGAACCCGGCAAGTTCGGCACGGTCGGAGCGGCCGTACTGGACAGCCGCGGTGGCACGGCCGCAGCCGTCTCCACCGGCGGAACCGTCTCGAAATTGCCCGGCAGGGTGGGTGACTCGGCCGTGGTGGGTGCGGGATACTATGCGGACAGGGCGGGGGCGGCAGTCTCCACCGGCGACGGCGACATCATAATGAAAGCGGGCATTGCAGGCAGGTGCTGCAGCTTGATGGCAGGCGGCATGGCCGCCCAGGAGGCGTCGAAAACGGTCATCACGGAGCTGGGCCTGTTTCCCCGCGGCAGTGGCGGGATAATATCCATCGACGGCAGGGGTTCCTTTGGGGCCACGTTTAACACAAAAGCGATGCTGCATGCGTACATCAACGATACAATGGACGAACCGGAAGTGTCCGGTTAG
- a CDS encoding DNA polymerase sliding clamp subunit (PCNA) (COG0592) has product MAFSAKTSGSDDLKAIISAISTLVEEATFVATAEGITFRGMDPSHVALIDISWPNSAFEKYECDSNIKFGVRIDEFTKLIKRADKKDSITISVSKDSMLLIDIGSNKKYKIRLIESSATDTPLPKISYDAKIELATTSFEKILGDVQVVSDYLTIKAKPTGVEFAGKGDSGEAAIDVKKDDDSMEALKVKKESEGTYSLEYLNPIVRAVGGAAGSVTCEFSDAKPLRVEFKVANIGRIHFYLAPRVSS; this is encoded by the coding sequence TTGGCATTTTCTGCAAAGACGAGCGGATCGGACGATCTCAAGGCTATAATCTCCGCGATCTCCACCCTTGTCGAAGAAGCCACTTTTGTGGCCACCGCCGAGGGGATCACCTTCCGCGGCATGGACCCCTCCCACGTGGCATTGATCGACATATCCTGGCCCAACTCGGCCTTTGAAAAGTACGAGTGCGACAGCAACATAAAGTTCGGCGTCAGGATAGACGAGTTTACAAAGCTGATCAAGAGGGCCGACAAAAAGGACAGCATAACCATCAGCGTCTCCAAGGACAGCATGCTGCTGATAGATATAGGCTCCAACAAAAAGTACAAGATAAGGCTGATAGAGAGCTCCGCCACCGATACTCCACTCCCAAAGATAAGCTATGATGCCAAGATAGAGCTGGCCACTACATCGTTTGAAAAGATACTAGGGGACGTGCAGGTCGTCTCGGACTACCTTACCATAAAGGCAAAGCCGACAGGCGTCGAGTTCGCCGGCAAGGGGGACTCGGGCGAGGCTGCAATCGACGTCAAAAAGGACGACGACAGCATGGAGGCGCTCAAGGTAAAAAAAGAATCAGAGGGCACGTACAGTCTAGAGTACCTCAACCCGATAGTCAGGGCGGTCGGCGGCGCGGCAGGCTCGGTCACCTGCGAGTTCTCTGACGCAAAGCCGCTCAGGGTAGAGTTCAAGGTGGCCAACATAGGAAGAATCCACTTTTACCTGGCCCCGCGGGTCAGCAGCTGA
- a CDS encoding aspartokinase (COG0527): MDEPGKIRDAAAFVASQGGEVVAVCSAASGTTDNLMGISGLIRKGDGKGARAAADGIMRYTRELAEGAVSVEEDRERLSAALDGALAELNGLIDGMALLGEVTPRSSDYLLSFGERLSSEILASAISERDRKAEALAGNEAGIVTDSNFGGARPLMDTTGLRVSKKIGGLLLEGVIPVVGGFVGADQYGRITTLGRGGTDYTATTVGASIKADEIWLMSDMDGLMTANPRVVGGARVLDEVSYAEAVEMAMFGAKQIHPRTFEPLMGTRIPMRIRSAVNTGNPGTLVTASPGPESGRTIKCVSALRHNALIDIRGGGMVGEAGTAAGIFSTLAGAGVNVMMISQNPSESSITVVIKKSDMDRAVDALEIGLAGKVIKKLEVTPDVAIVALIGSGMRGTVGIASRVFGAAASKGLNVVMITQGSSELNLAFVVGDDDCWEAVRALHDEFGLGAPGGRAAG, translated from the coding sequence ATGGACGAGCCCGGCAAGATAAGGGACGCCGCGGCATTTGTGGCCTCGCAGGGGGGCGAGGTGGTGGCCGTCTGCTCGGCCGCCAGCGGAACCACAGACAACCTCATGGGCATATCAGGCCTGATAAGAAAGGGAGACGGAAAGGGCGCCAGGGCTGCAGCAGACGGGATCATGCGGTATACGAGGGAGCTGGCCGAGGGGGCGGTCTCTGTAGAAGAGGACAGGGAGAGGCTCTCGGCGGCGCTCGACGGGGCTCTTGCGGAGCTCAACGGGCTGATAGACGGGATGGCCCTGCTCGGAGAAGTCACGCCGCGCTCGTCGGACTATCTGTTGTCCTTCGGTGAGAGGCTCTCGTCGGAGATTCTCGCATCAGCCATAAGCGAGCGGGACAGAAAGGCGGAGGCCCTTGCGGGAAACGAGGCGGGCATTGTAACCGATTCGAACTTTGGCGGTGCGAGGCCGCTGATGGATACCACAGGCCTGCGCGTATCCAAAAAGATAGGCGGGCTGCTCTTGGAAGGCGTCATCCCGGTGGTGGGGGGATTCGTGGGGGCCGACCAGTACGGGAGGATCACCACGCTGGGCAGGGGCGGCACGGACTATACCGCCACGACGGTGGGCGCCAGCATAAAGGCCGACGAGATCTGGCTGATGAGCGATATGGACGGGCTGATGACGGCGAACCCAAGGGTTGTGGGCGGGGCCAGGGTGCTCGACGAGGTGTCGTATGCTGAGGCAGTGGAGATGGCCATGTTTGGCGCCAAGCAGATCCACCCGAGGACGTTTGAGCCGTTAATGGGCACAAGGATTCCCATGAGGATAAGGAGCGCCGTCAACACGGGAAACCCCGGCACGCTGGTCACCGCGTCCCCGGGGCCAGAATCGGGCAGGACCATCAAGTGCGTAAGCGCGCTGCGCCACAACGCGCTAATCGACATCAGGGGCGGCGGCATGGTCGGCGAGGCCGGCACCGCAGCAGGCATATTCTCGACGCTGGCCGGCGCCGGCGTAAACGTGATGATGATCTCGCAGAACCCGTCCGAGTCCAGCATCACCGTTGTCATCAAAAAATCCGACATGGACAGGGCGGTGGACGCGCTGGAGATAGGCCTGGCGGGCAAGGTCATCAAAAAGCTCGAGGTCACCCCGGACGTGGCGATTGTAGCGCTGATAGGATCCGGCATGCGCGGGACGGTGGGGATTGCATCCAGGGTCTTTGGGGCGGCAGCCAGCAAGGGCCTCAACGTGGTGATGATCACCCAGGGCTCCTCCGAGCTCAACCTGGCGTTTGTAGTAGGGGATGACGACTGCTGGGAGGCGGTAAGGGCCCTTCACGACGAGTTCGGCCTCGGGGCGCCGGGCGGCCGGGCTGCAGGCTGA
- a CDS encoding DNA-directed RNA polymerase, subunit M/Transcription elongation factor TFIIS (COG1594) produces MRFCPKCEDRLRKNGDASVCPKCGYTESAARGPTKAKPAEGTPEINVLDGPVDEKLLSTIKIECEKCGHGEAVWWMLQTRSADEPTTQFYRCIKCSHTWRSYA; encoded by the coding sequence ATGAGGTTCTGCCCCAAGTGCGAAGACAGGCTTAGAAAGAACGGCGACGCATCCGTCTGCCCCAAGTGCGGATACACAGAGTCCGCGGCCCGCGGGCCCACCAAGGCAAAGCCTGCCGAGGGCACGCCCGAGATCAACGTGCTAGACGGACCGGTGGACGAGAAGCTCCTGTCTACGATCAAGATCGAGTGCGAAAAGTGCGGGCATGGGGAGGCCGTCTGGTGGATGCTCCAGACCAGGAGTGCCGACGAGCCCACGACACAGTTCTACCGGTGCATAAAGTGCAGCCACACGTGGAGATCCTATGCATGA